The Pygocentrus nattereri isolate fPygNat1 chromosome 29, fPygNat1.pri, whole genome shotgun sequence genomic sequence GTTATtacaattattcagtaagtataTAAGTGCTTTTGGTAAAAGTGCATGGTACTACGCTCTCAAAAGTTCATATTTATACACTTCATggttaaattattattatagaagTGAACTGTATCCTTAAATGTTCTGCTGTGAAAATAAGTGCatatcttctacagagaacactaaAGAGGactgttttaatgcacaattattatttatttgctgaaattaacatattgggaaaataaaatctaaaattgtGACAAACCTATGGCTAATTTTAAACTCTATGCTTCTTTTTTCCAATACATTGAAAAACGCaatttgtgcactaaaattgcaggaaaatgtcataattaagtttgttccctgtaaagAATGTGCTAATTTATTTCCACTtgaaaaaatcaacaaaatttaaTAGGGGGTAGCATATAACTGTATATGTATTAAAACATTGAGATAATATTGAGCTTTTTATGAATGACAGTCATTCTTACAATGATGATTGCATAAACATATCCATACATGTCATACATACATGTCCCCAACTCTGGTCATACTGACTAGCTTATGGAAAGAAAGTCTAACTTACATATCTGATGCCTGTTGTCCTCTTGGCCAGATGATAAAAGGCACCACTAATATAGAACAGTGCCACATGCACGCTGTGCAAGATAGTGACTCCCTGTTGCACGGCAAAGACCACAGGTTTTAGAGATTTCCTCTGATGCTCATTCAGCATCCTAACAGCCTTGTGTATCCATGCCTTCACATAAGACATTGGGTTCCAGGTTAATGTTATCTCTCGCTGGGCATTCTGAGAGTCCTGCTCCCCAGCCTCCAGCTCACACTCGATGCAGACTAGAAGCTTGTCCAGAAGGTATGGTACAAAGGTGTGAAGAAGGATGAGCACCCCTCTGCGCATACGGGAAGGAATCCTGCGTTTTGTGGGATCAACTTGGACAATGCTGACATACTCCTCACCTAATGTCTGATATCCTATGGGGAAAGCAGGCAGCAATCAGAGACTGACTTTGACTGAGGTACAATATACAGTGGTGGTATTTCTAACTTGTACTAACTCTCAGGCATTTTATCACACttaccatacaggtgcactttagAAGCATACATTCTGTAGCTGCCCTATTTATCACAGCTCCTCTAGACTGTACATTAGTTTAAAAGGACCACAACAGGATCACCACTGACCAGGAATAATATGGGTGGTAAACCTCAGCGCAGCAGGAGCACCAATGATGAGGCCCAACTATTTATGATGCTGCCAAACGTCTGTAGTGGCATGTTAATGGCTGCTATGCTGgcatcagacatagcagtgaaTAAAATCGTTGTGATTTCATAGGTGTTATTGTCTTCACTTTTATTCTAAACTGAGTAAAATAGTaggctaaaataaaaacatttatgaatAGGTGTGTCTAAACAAGGGGTGTCCAAAAATTTTGTTTTGAGGGGGCAAAATTAGAACTAGGTAATACGACAATATTTATCATAATCACAATATGTCACAACATTACTTAATCACTTCTCAACTGAATGTTTGATTAAAAAGCATAACCAGTGCTGTTTAATCTGATTTAGTGCTGCacattgtgtgaaatgttgaatccAAGGAATTGGATTCATAGACATGATTAGTATTTTTAAGATCTGGCACTACTTTGTCTGTTCTACCTCatcaaatgtcagaaaaaatagtGAGACACATTGTCTATCGTACAAAAAAAACTTCCTGAAGTATCGCGAtattacattttgccatattgcaCTTTAgccaaagtgcaatgtttgtgtGGGGACATGggccaaaaatacaaaatacatacaaagaAAAAGGGTCGGTAGGTTTGAAAGAGTTTTTTaggattttgaaaaatgcatcACATATAAACATTACAATATATTTTGTTGCTGAAATGTTTCCAACCATACAAAAACTTAGGAAATCACTATACGTTTAATACATTTGTTATCTGACTGAATGAACGGGTGGCGTTAGGGCAAATCAATGGGCCATGCTTTGGGTGGCCTAGGACTAAACGTTTGACTGGTAGTGCAGCTTTTCAACTGTGGTCAGTGTCTGACTGCAGGACTGCTTTTGGAAGCAGGCTGTTTTCAAACCACCACTGACACTTGTACCAGCCCAACACCCACCAGCATTCAATTATAATGCTGTATACCTATACAGAGCAACTACACGGTACACGGTATACAAAGCAGGCATACCTATCCATTGCCAACGTATGTCTTACCTGAGAGAGTTGTTAGGGTGTAGTATGTGAGGTCTGACAGCAGTTCGATTTCTTTCCTCCACTGCAGCCATCGTCTGGAACCTACCGAAGAGAGGGAAGCGTATCTACATCCAACAAGCGCTCAAAACGATTCCCTGTGAAGAGCGCCGCCGAGGCAGCGTCAACTTACCGGCGGCCGTTTGGAAAGCTTCGCTGGCGTTATTCCTCAGACTGCTTTGATAGTATGCGTCCTTCTGAGAGGACCGAATTAGCTGCGGTTGGTTGGCTTGTACAAGTGGCATTATGGAGTTTTATTAACCTAAAGGAGCAACTTTATGCTAGACATCGGTCGCATGGACTTCCATTGGTGGCGGGTTAGCGCGCAGTAGCTTGTCAACACAAACAGACTCGCAGAAAGAAAAGGTCCGAGACAAATATG encodes the following:
- the pex10 gene encoding peroxisome biogenesis factor 10; its protein translation is MPLVQANQPQLIRSSQKDAYYQSSLRNNASEAFQTAAGSRRWLQWRKEIELLSDLTYYTLTTLSGYQTLGEEYVSIVQVDPTKRRIPSRMRRGVLILLHTFVPYLLDKLLVCIECELEAGEQDSQNAQREITLTWNPMSYVKAWIHKAVRMLNEHQRKSLKPVVFAVQQGVTILHSVHVALFYISGAFYHLAKRTTGIRYLRMQGMAGDDKVIRNSYRLLGAVSLLQLAITLMLQCNNLRQRQRARQEWKQHRNLPSSPQVGRSPSSRAARCILCLEERRHPTTTPCGHLFCWECITEWCNTKTECPLCREKFQPHRLVYLRSYK